A window of Chitinophagales bacterium contains these coding sequences:
- a CDS encoding quinone-dependent dihydroorotate dehydrogenase has product MYEILRHFLFNMDAEKAHHFTIQMLQLFKRNPEMLHWFFGKPIVENSLQREVFGLQFANPVGLAAGLDKNAEVIDEMAALGFGFVEIGTVTPKPQPGNEKPRLFRLVEDKALINRMGFNNVGADLAAARLSRRKTKIIVGANIGKNKLTPNEEAHRDYEICFNTLFDTADYFVVNVSSPNTPGLRALQDKESLTKILASLQHINAGKTTPKPLLLKIAPDLNESQIKDVAAVAKETQLSGIVATNTTISRSGLVMPEAEVEKIGAGGLSGKPLTNASTAVIKTLQAALKEAGVEIPVIGVGGIMSANDAKEKLDAGAALVQLYTGFIYSGPPLVRSINRLLLP; this is encoded by the coding sequence ATGTACGAAATTTTAAGACATTTTCTATTCAACATGGATGCCGAAAAGGCACACCATTTTACCATTCAAATGTTGCAACTATTTAAGCGGAATCCGGAAATGCTACACTGGTTTTTCGGCAAGCCAATAGTTGAAAATTCACTTCAGCGCGAGGTGTTTGGCTTGCAGTTTGCCAATCCGGTTGGCTTGGCTGCGGGCTTAGATAAAAATGCAGAAGTAATAGATGAAATGGCTGCATTAGGCTTTGGTTTTGTGGAAATTGGTACTGTAACTCCCAAGCCGCAGCCCGGCAATGAAAAACCTCGTTTATTTCGCTTGGTAGAAGATAAGGCACTTATAAACAGAATGGGCTTTAATAATGTGGGTGCAGACCTTGCCGCAGCACGATTAAGTAGGCGCAAAACAAAAATAATTGTAGGTGCCAATATTGGTAAAAACAAGCTAACACCAAACGAAGAGGCGCATCGCGATTACGAAATTTGTTTCAATACTTTATTTGATACTGCTGATTATTTTGTGGTGAATGTAAGTTCGCCTAACACACCGGGGTTGCGCGCTTTGCAAGACAAAGAATCGCTCACTAAAATACTGGCAAGTTTGCAGCATATAAATGCGGGAAAAACCACTCCCAAGCCATTGTTGCTTAAGATTGCACCCGATTTAAATGAAAGCCAAATTAAAGATGTTGCCGCAGTGGCTAAAGAAACACAGTTAAGCGGAATAGTGGCAACCAACACTACCATTAGCCGCTCAGGCTTGGTAATGCCAGAAGCTGAAGTAGAAAAAATTGGAGCAGGTGGCTTGAGCGGAAAACCATTAACCAATGCTTCTACTGCTGTAATTAAAACGTTGCAGGCGGCACTTAAAGAAGCGGGTGTTGAAATTCCGGTGATTGGTGTTGGTGGTATTATGAGTGCCAACGATGCCAAAGAAAAATTAGATGCCGGAGCTGCATTGGTGCAGCTTTATACCGGTTTTATATACAGCGGACCACCGTTGGTGCGTAGCATTAACCGTCTTTTGTTGCCATAG
- a CDS encoding formimidoylglutamase — protein MFYEFLSPADVELIVGDEQFQLNQIGNHIKYFTGEAIDLQEFNMAIVGVTDGRGDVENEGCAGAPNEVRKQLLKLFIPSKNQFKVIDLGNIIAGETARDTYFALASVVLKCITHKVVPIILGGSHDISFGQFLGYQDLQGMINVANIDARIDMGATPDAPLSASSFLMHLLMHQPNILFNYSQLGHQSYMNDPNAVDTLESLGFDCFRLGMMQSNIELAEPIVRDADMVSIDISCVRMSDAPAHAQASPHGFYGEELCQITRYAGMSDRVSSIGFYGMNPHYDINQQSAQLYAHAVWYFMEGYYCRKNDIPVENSNYLCFKVNLGVTDHEIVFWKSNLTDRWWMELPFKNTKYSREQLLVPCTYADYQMACNDEVPDKFMKYYTRML, from the coding sequence ATGTTTTACGAATTTCTTTCTCCTGCCGATGTAGAATTAATAGTTGGCGATGAACAATTTCAATTGAACCAAATTGGAAATCATATAAAATACTTTACCGGAGAGGCAATTGATTTGCAGGAGTTCAACATGGCAATAGTTGGCGTAACCGATGGCAGAGGCGATGTTGAAAACGAAGGCTGTGCGGGCGCTCCAAACGAAGTAAGAAAGCAACTTTTAAAGTTGTTCATTCCTTCAAAGAATCAATTTAAGGTAATAGACTTAGGCAATATTATTGCTGGAGAAACAGCCCGCGATACATACTTTGCATTGGCATCGGTAGTGTTGAAATGCATTACACACAAAGTAGTGCCAATTATCTTGGGTGGAAGCCACGATATTTCTTTCGGTCAATTTTTGGGATACCAAGATTTGCAAGGTATGATAAACGTAGCCAATATTGATGCACGTATAGATATGGGAGCTACGCCCGATGCGCCTTTGAGTGCTTCTTCATTTTTAATGCACTTGCTGATGCACCAGCCTAATATTCTTTTTAATTACAGCCAGTTGGGGCATCAAAGTTATATGAACGATCCAAATGCCGTAGATACCTTGGAGAGCTTGGGTTTCGATTGTTTTCGTTTGGGTATGATGCAAAGCAATATTGAATTGGCAGAACCAATTGTGCGCGATGCCGATATGGTTTCTATTGATATTAGCTGTGTGCGTATGAGCGATGCTCCTGCACATGCACAAGCATCACCACACGGTTTTTATGGCGAAGAACTTTGCCAAATTACACGCTATGCAGGTATGAGCGACCGCGTTAGTTCTATTGGTTTTTATGGCATGAATCCACATTATGATATTAACCAGCAAAGTGCTCAATTATACGCGCATGCAGTGTGGTATTTTATGGAAGGTTACTACTGTAGAAAGAATGATATACCTGTAGAAAATTCAAACTACTTGTGCTTTAAAGTAAACTTGGGTGTTACCGATCACGAAATTGTTTTTTGGAAAAGTAACCTTACCGATAGATGGTGGATGGAGCTGCCTTTTAAGAATACTAAATACTCGCGCGAACAATTACTGGTTCCTTGCACTTATGCCGATTACCAAATGGCATGCAACGATGAGGTGCCCGATAAATTTATGAAGTACTATACCAGAATGTTGTAA
- a CDS encoding OsmC family protein has protein sequence MGEIQNGTVKHIGKMQLEVHQNGHTFLVDAAEEVGGENKGVRPKALILSALGGCTAMDIISLLNKMKVEFSNFSVSTDGELTDEHPKIYNKVYLKYSIKLANESDKEKMQKAVNLSQEKYCGVGAMVRSFADLKIEIEYL, from the coding sequence ATGGGAGAAATACAAAACGGCACTGTAAAACACATTGGCAAAATGCAATTGGAAGTGCACCAAAACGGACACACATTTCTAGTAGATGCAGCCGAAGAGGTTGGAGGCGAAAATAAAGGAGTACGTCCTAAAGCGCTTATTCTATCAGCTTTAGGAGGATGCACAGCCATGGACATCATTTCATTACTAAACAAAATGAAAGTTGAGTTTTCTAATTTCTCGGTTTCTACCGATGGTGAACTAACCGATGAGCATCCTAAAATTTACAACAAGGTTTATTTGAAATACTCTATAAAATTGGCCAACGAAAGCGATAAAGAAAAAATGCAAAAAGCAGTAAACCTATCGCAAGAGAAGTACTGTGGTGTAGGTGCCATGGTGCGCAGTTTTGCCGATTTAAAAATCGAAATAGAATACTTGTAA
- the hutI gene encoding imidazolonepropionase, with protein MSSLLIQNIASLEVVLSPEQTMLKGAAMNNYKSIENAFLLVENGTIAAFGEQRNAPERADKIIDATDRLVLPGWCDSHTHLVFASSRENEFVDKIKGLSYEQIAANGGGILNSAKRLNNTSEEALFDSALLRLHEIAALGTTSVEIKSGYGLSVEGELKMLKVIRRLKEHTQLNIKATFLGAHAFPEEYKQDRERYVQLIVNSMIPTIANEGLADFIDVFCDKGFFTPQQTATILEAGLKYNLVPKLHANELGETGGIETGVHYQARSVDHLEHTSAAHIALLKNSNTMPTLLPSTAFFLRLPYAPARQMIDEGLPIALATDFNPGSSPSGNMPFVLSLACIQMKMLPKEAIAAATINGAYAMQTESKHGSITIGKKADLIITKPIESIAAIPYFFGGNCIAHTIVNGNIL; from the coding sequence ATGTCATCTTTACTTATACAAAATATTGCTTCACTGGAAGTAGTTCTATCACCGGAGCAAACAATGCTCAAGGGGGCAGCCATGAACAACTATAAGAGTATAGAAAATGCATTCTTACTAGTTGAAAATGGTACTATTGCTGCATTTGGCGAGCAAAGAAACGCCCCCGAAAGAGCCGATAAAATTATAGATGCTACCGATAGATTGGTGCTACCCGGCTGGTGCGATTCGCACACACATTTAGTATTTGCCAGCAGTAGAGAAAACGAATTTGTAGATAAAATAAAAGGACTGAGTTATGAACAAATTGCTGCCAATGGCGGTGGCATTCTAAACTCTGCCAAGCGACTAAACAACACTTCGGAAGAAGCGCTCTTTGATAGCGCTTTACTTCGCTTACACGAAATTGCTGCCTTGGGCACCACCTCTGTAGAAATAAAAAGCGGCTATGGTTTAAGCGTAGAAGGCGAGCTAAAAATGCTAAAAGTTATTAGAAGGCTGAAAGAACACACCCAACTGAATATTAAAGCAACCTTTTTAGGTGCGCACGCATTTCCCGAAGAATACAAGCAAGATAGAGAACGCTATGTGCAACTCATTGTAAATAGCATGATACCCACGATTGCCAACGAAGGACTTGCCGATTTTATTGATGTGTTTTGCGACAAAGGTTTCTTTACACCACAACAAACAGCCACCATTTTAGAAGCAGGTTTAAAATACAACTTAGTTCCCAAACTACATGCAAACGAACTAGGCGAAACAGGCGGCATAGAAACAGGTGTACACTACCAAGCCCGATCCGTAGATCACTTAGAGCACACTTCTGCTGCTCACATCGCACTTTTGAAGAATAGCAACACCATGCCAACTTTGCTACCATCTACGGCATTTTTTTTACGCCTGCCTTACGCACCTGCCCGCCAAATGATAGACGAGGGATTGCCCATTGCATTAGCCACCGATTTTAACCCCGGCTCCTCACCCAGCGGCAATATGCCCTTTGTGCTATCATTAGCATGCATACAAATGAAAATGCTGCCAAAAGAAGCAATTGCAGCCGCCACCATAAACGGAGCTTATGCTATGCAAACAGAGAGCAAACACGGAAGCATAACCATAGGAAAAAAGGCAGATTTAATTATTACTAAACCCATCGAAAGCATTGCTGCCATACCTTACTTTTTTGGCGGTAACTGCATAGCACACACTATTGTAAATGGAAATATTTTGTAA
- a CDS encoding WbqC family protein — MIQENVIVPCCYLPPISFWSVWLNAAHIEIEAQENFVKSTFRNRCEVAGTNGLLKLSIPVEGGKSHRQLFKDTRIANDKRWQKIHWQTLCSAYRRSVYFEYYEDRLAPFYHKEFEFLYDFNRQLLELVCSFFKVEKPNAFTSTYEKEYGTGVLDLRSYFKSLNETLPGNIHFEAPEYFQCFGDRTGFLPNLSVLDLLFSEGPNATAKIKAALTIQ, encoded by the coding sequence GTGATACAAGAAAATGTAATTGTTCCGTGTTGTTATTTGCCGCCCATTTCATTTTGGAGTGTTTGGTTAAATGCAGCACACATAGAAATAGAAGCGCAAGAAAATTTCGTAAAAAGTACTTTTCGTAATAGGTGCGAAGTAGCAGGAACCAATGGTTTGTTGAAACTTTCTATTCCGGTTGAGGGAGGAAAAAGCCATCGTCAATTATTTAAAGATACAAGAATAGCCAACGATAAACGTTGGCAAAAAATACATTGGCAAACCCTTTGCAGTGCATATAGGCGCAGCGTATATTTTGAATATTACGAAGATAGATTAGCACCATTTTATCATAAGGAGTTTGAATTTTTATACGACTTCAACAGGCAGTTATTGGAACTTGTTTGTTCTTTTTTTAAAGTAGAAAAGCCAAACGCCTTTACTTCTACTTATGAAAAAGAATATGGCACAGGGGTATTAGATTTACGTAGTTACTTTAAATCTTTGAACGAAACGCTGCCGGGCAATATCCATTTTGAGGCACCGGAATATTTTCAATGTTTTGGCGACCGCACCGGATTTTTACCCAATTTAAGTGTATTGGACCTATTGTTTAGCGAGGGACCTAACGCAACTGCAAAGATTAAAGCTGCGCTAACAATACAGTGA
- the gcvT gene encoding glycine cleavage system aminomethyltransferase GcvT yields the protein MKTTILTDTHIALGAKMVPFAGYNMPVTYSGLVAEHNQVRNSVGVFDVSHMGEFILRGEKALDLIQLISTNDAAKLADGKVQYSCMTNNEGGIVDDLLVYRKNANEYYLVVNASNIEKDWNWIQQHNTFGVEMENISDNLSLFAVQGPNAIHVIQQLTDVNLSEISYYSFEVGKVAGVEDVIISCTGYTGAGGFELYVWNKDAKKLWDAIFEAGKEFGILPCGLGCRDTLRLEKGFCLYGNDINDTTSPIEAGLGWITKFSKHFVNDTYHKELKEKGVEKKLVGFEVLDKGGIPRQHYLLKNAAGETVGTVTSGTHSPSLNKPIGMAYVQAKYADVGTEVFLEVRDKLLKTKVVKTPFL from the coding sequence ATGAAAACAACCATACTTACAGATACACATATTGCACTAGGTGCAAAAATGGTTCCATTTGCAGGCTACAATATGCCTGTAACTTACAGCGGATTGGTGGCAGAGCATAACCAAGTTCGCAATAGTGTAGGCGTTTTTGATGTTAGCCACATGGGAGAATTTATTTTGCGTGGTGAAAAGGCTTTAGACCTTATTCAACTTATTAGCACCAACGATGCTGCTAAATTAGCAGACGGAAAGGTGCAGTATAGCTGTATGACTAATAATGAAGGCGGTATTGTGGACGATTTACTGGTGTACCGCAAGAACGCCAACGAATACTATTTAGTAGTAAATGCTTCTAATATTGAGAAGGACTGGAACTGGATTCAGCAGCACAATACTTTTGGAGTGGAGATGGAAAATATTTCCGACAATCTTAGCTTGTTTGCGGTACAAGGACCTAATGCCATTCACGTCATTCAACAACTAACGGATGTAAACCTTTCCGAAATTTCTTACTACAGTTTTGAGGTTGGAAAAGTAGCAGGAGTAGAAGATGTAATCATTAGCTGCACAGGCTATACCGGAGCTGGCGGTTTTGAATTATACGTTTGGAATAAGGATGCAAAAAAATTGTGGGATGCTATATTTGAAGCAGGGAAAGAGTTCGGTATTTTACCATGTGGCTTAGGTTGCCGCGATACCTTACGTTTAGAAAAAGGCTTTTGCTTGTATGGAAACGATATAAACGATACTACTTCGCCCATAGAAGCAGGCTTGGGTTGGATTACCAAATTCAGCAAGCATTTTGTAAATGATACATATCATAAGGAATTAAAAGAAAAAGGCGTAGAAAAGAAACTTGTTGGATTTGAAGTGTTAGATAAAGGAGGGATACCTCGCCAGCATTATTTGTTGAAGAATGCAGCAGGTGAAACCGTTGGCACTGTTACTTCCGGCACTCATTCACCTTCGTTGAATAAACCAATTGGTATGGCTTATGTACAAGCAAAATATGCTGATGTTGGTACCGAAGTATTCTTAGAAGTACGCGATAAACTCTTAAAAACTAAAGTGGTAAAAACTCCATTTTTGTAA
- a CDS encoding ABC transporter ATP-binding protein encodes MNSEVIAIKNISKKYIMGDQLIAALKDVSLSIQRNEYVALMGPSGSGKSTLMNILGCLDTPTSGSYLLNGKEVSKMEDDELAYIRNKEIGFVFQTFNLLPRLSSLENVALPLVYAGMSAAERTQRSEYVMELVGLKERMDHKPNQLSGGQRQRVAIARALVNNPSIILADEPTGNLDTKTSYEIMNIFEEINSKGNTVILVTHEEDIAKHAKRIMRLRDGLIESDEANIPQKAFAHSGQ; translated from the coding sequence ATGAATTCGGAAGTTATAGCCATCAAAAACATAAGCAAAAAGTACATCATGGGCGACCAGCTAATTGCTGCGCTCAAAGATGTGTCGCTTAGCATTCAACGCAATGAATATGTAGCATTAATGGGACCTTCCGGTTCGGGCAAATCAACCCTAATGAATATCTTGGGATGCTTAGATACACCAACTTCCGGCTCATATCTCTTAAACGGAAAAGAGGTAAGCAAAATGGAAGACGATGAGCTGGCATATATTCGCAATAAAGAAATAGGATTCGTATTTCAAACATTTAATTTACTGCCGCGATTAAGTTCGCTTGAAAATGTGGCATTGCCGTTGGTATATGCCGGAATGAGTGCTGCAGAACGTACACAGCGCAGCGAGTACGTAATGGAATTGGTAGGCTTAAAAGAACGTATGGATCATAAGCCCAATCAACTTTCGGGAGGGCAAAGGCAAAGAGTGGCTATTGCCAGAGCTTTGGTAAATAATCCTTCTATTATTCTTGCCGATGAACCTACTGGTAATTTAGATACCAAAACCAGTTACGAAATTATGAATATTTTTGAGGAAATAAACAGCAAAGGCAATACTGTTATTTTGGTTACGCACGAAGAAGATATTGCAAAACATGCCAAGCGAATTATGCGTTTGCGCGATGGACTAATTGAGTCTGATGAGGCTAATATCCCACAAAAAGCATTTGCACATTCAGGGCAATAA
- a CDS encoding cob(I)yrinic acid a,c-diamide adenosyltransferase, which produces MKIYTKTGDIGETSLFGGKRLLKSNLRIEAYGTVDELNSFIGLVRDVQTNKEQLDILKEVQDRLFTIGATLASAPDSNALKAVPDLYEDDVVLLETAIDNMDKVLPPITHFVLPGGHVHVSYCHIARTVCRRAERLVVALNSQNEIAPLAIKYLNRLSDYLFVLGRKMAYDLQVEEVKWFPRKKKDGTV; this is translated from the coding sequence ATGAAAATTTATACTAAAACGGGCGATATTGGCGAAACATCATTGTTTGGCGGCAAACGCCTGCTAAAAAGCAACCTTAGAATAGAAGCCTACGGTACAGTAGATGAACTAAATTCATTTATTGGATTAGTACGCGATGTGCAAACCAATAAAGAGCAATTAGATATTCTAAAAGAAGTGCAAGATCGCCTATTTACCATTGGCGCAACCCTTGCCAGCGCACCGGATAGCAATGCACTCAAAGCAGTGCCGGATTTATACGAAGATGATGTGGTGCTGTTAGAAACTGCCATAGATAATATGGATAAAGTTTTGCCACCCATTACGCATTTTGTGTTGCCGGGCGGGCATGTGCATGTAAGCTATTGCCATATTGCACGAACTGTTTGCCGCAGAGCAGAGCGCTTAGTGGTAGCACTAAATTCACAAAACGAAATTGCTCCTTTGGCTATTAAATATCTAAACCGATTATCGGATTATTTATTTGTGCTGGGGCGCAAAATGGCATACGATTTACAAGTGGAAGAAGTGAAATGGTTTCCGCGTAAAAAGAAAGATGGCACAGTATGA
- a CDS encoding NAD(P)H-dependent oxidoreductase yields the protein MNILIISGSVRTGRQTHKVAVELGNQLIEAGYQHTKVLDIAAYNLPVAEEQFGKIQQPVPGIEIIQQALHGADAMVFVSPEYHGSFSGALKNFLDYFSTEFFRKPIGVASVSTGRMGGINASSEMQQLVLSLGAFPMPVKLIVPLVHNAFAEDGTLKEDFQKAGFKRFVHEFGWFASAIAEKKKRDLNKDSK from the coding sequence ATGAATATTCTTATTATTTCGGGCAGTGTGCGCACCGGAAGGCAAACGCATAAAGTAGCCGTAGAGTTAGGAAATCAATTGATTGAAGCGGGATATCAGCACACAAAAGTTTTGGACATAGCCGCCTATAATTTGCCGGTAGCCGAAGAGCAATTTGGTAAAATACAGCAGCCCGTTCCGGGAATAGAAATTATACAGCAAGCGTTGCATGGTGCCGATGCTATGGTTTTTGTTTCACCAGAATATCATGGAAGTTTTAGTGGGGCACTCAAAAATTTTTTAGATTATTTTTCAACGGAATTTTTTCGTAAACCTATTGGTGTGGCAAGTGTTTCAACCGGAAGAATGGGTGGTATAAACGCTTCTTCCGAAATGCAGCAGTTGGTTTTATCGTTGGGTGCTTTTCCTATGCCTGTTAAGTTGATAGTTCCGTTGGTACACAATGCTTTTGCCGAAGATGGCACCCTGAAGGAAGATTTTCAGAAAGCAGGATTCAAAAGATTTGTACATGAGTTTGGATGGTTTGCTTCTGCCATTGCCGAAAAGAAAAAGCGAGATTTAAACAAAGATTCAAAGTAG
- a CDS encoding enoyl-CoA hydratase/isomerase family protein has product MFYTNTQTEKLHHQQFAFLKVKEENNILYVGLNNPARKNALSPQLLNELAFAMAYAQHTASVWMVVLQAEGNVFCAGADLKAFAGSELNAASSIPAPLRDIVIGEIFTSLHKPSIAKVEGDVYAGGFLLLCGVRFVLANSGLKFGLPEVKRGLYPFQVMAALMEVMPARKVLDWCVRGYNLPVEQAANLGLVTQVVAPGEMETALNALIDELKQNSPNAMSMGIAAYERIKKSASPEEHAAMKTMLGELLQTENAVEGLAAFKEKRKPIWK; this is encoded by the coding sequence ATGTTTTATACAAATACGCAAACCGAAAAATTGCACCACCAGCAGTTCGCATTTTTAAAAGTAAAGGAAGAAAACAACATACTGTATGTGGGACTCAATAATCCTGCACGTAAGAATGCGCTTAGCCCTCAGTTGCTGAACGAGTTGGCATTTGCAATGGCCTACGCACAGCATACAGCAAGTGTTTGGATGGTGGTATTGCAGGCAGAAGGCAATGTGTTTTGTGCCGGAGCAGATTTAAAGGCATTTGCAGGAAGCGAACTTAATGCTGCATCCAGCATTCCTGCACCGCTGCGCGATATTGTAATAGGCGAAATATTTACATCGCTGCACAAACCAAGTATTGCAAAAGTAGAAGGCGATGTGTATGCCGGAGGCTTTTTGTTGCTGTGCGGAGTGCGATTTGTATTAGCAAACAGTGGGTTAAAATTCGGATTGCCAGAAGTAAAAAGAGGCTTGTACCCATTTCAAGTAATGGCAGCACTTATGGAAGTAATGCCTGCCCGTAAAGTACTCGATTGGTGTGTGCGCGGCTATAATCTTCCGGTAGAGCAGGCCGCCAATTTAGGTTTGGTAACTCAAGTAGTAGCGCCCGGTGAAATGGAAACAGCACTAAATGCACTTATTGATGAATTGAAGCAAAATTCACCTAATGCCATGAGTATGGGAATTGCAGCGTATGAGCGCATAAAAAAGAGTGCTTCGCCCGAAGAGCATGCAGCAATGAAAACCATGCTAGGAGAATTGTTGCAAACAGAAAATGCAGTGGAAGGCTTGGCAGCATTTAAAGAAAAACGCAAACCCATTTGGAAATAG
- a CDS encoding 3-keto-5-aminohexanoate cleavage protein, whose amino-acid sequence MKTVITAALTGVLANRNQCPYIPYTPEEIAEEALRATNAGAAILHIHARKSDGLPAYDIATYKQIGEEVRKRVPNAILNYSTGAIGISKSERIHHVTALKPEMAALNMGSMNYGIYSTKAKQFYHDFVFQNPFADIQFFLERMKEAGTVPEMEIFDNGHINNAKPFIDMGLLQKPYVMSFVMGVMGGIPATTQNLMHQIASVPQGAHWQVITVSRKQWALAAVALSVGGNFRVGLEDNFYLPNGDMARSNGELVDAAAQLTRMLGSEPASIAETRAMLGLPQL is encoded by the coding sequence ATGAAAACAGTTATTACTGCAGCACTTACAGGTGTGTTGGCTAATAGAAATCAATGCCCATATATTCCATACACACCCGAAGAAATAGCAGAAGAGGCATTGCGAGCCACCAATGCTGGAGCTGCAATTTTGCATATTCATGCGCGTAAAAGTGATGGGCTGCCGGCTTACGATATAGCAACCTACAAGCAAATAGGAGAGGAGGTGCGCAAGCGTGTGCCCAATGCAATTTTAAATTATTCCACCGGGGCAATCGGTATTTCTAAAAGCGAAAGAATTCACCATGTTACTGCACTAAAGCCGGAGATGGCAGCTTTGAATATGGGCAGTATGAACTATGGCATTTACTCCACTAAAGCCAAGCAGTTTTATCATGATTTTGTATTTCAAAACCCATTTGCCGATATCCAATTTTTTCTTGAAAGAATGAAAGAAGCAGGCACTGTTCCCGAGATGGAAATTTTCGATAACGGGCATATAAATAATGCTAAGCCATTTATAGATATGGGCTTATTGCAAAAACCGTATGTAATGAGTTTTGTAATGGGTGTAATGGGCGGTATTCCTGCTACTACGCAAAACTTAATGCACCAAATTGCCTCTGTGCCGCAAGGTGCACATTGGCAGGTAATTACTGTAAGTAGAAAGCAATGGGCTTTGGCAGCAGTTGCATTGAGTGTTGGAGGCAATTTTAGAGTGGGTTTAGAAGATAACTTTTACTTGCCCAATGGCGATATGGCTAGAAGCAATGGCGAGTTAGTAGATGCTGCAGCGCAACTTACCCGTATGTTGGGTTCAGAGCCTGCAAGCATTGCAGAAACTCGCGCTATGCTTGGTTTGCCGCAGCTGTAA
- a CDS encoding aminotransferase class V-fold PLP-dependent enzyme has product MKSRKEFLKQSLLLSAAVPLAANAFKENLSVNFSEENEATFWQQIRNQFTLSSDIINLNNGAVSPQPISVQDAHIKNYRYSNLAPSYFMWQKLDEQREPLRKRIADFCGVLPDEIAFNRNTTEGLNTIIFGLDLKAGDEVVVSRFDYPFMLNAWKQRVVKDGIKLNWVTLNFPEENENALVEKYVSQITPRTKIVHLTHVINWTGQVIPVARIAAIAKQKGCEVIVDGAHSFAQLDFKISDLNCDYFAASFHKWMCAPFGTGLLYIKQEKIKNVWPLLSSYDPKGDNIRKFETLGTRSFAAEMAILAALDFHLSIGSTRKENRLRTLKNYWAAQLQNIPNFKLLTSLKEEYSCGLATFEVLHKKAEDIVAHLLEKSKIHASAVVQEGLNGVRITPHIYTSFSELDLLVETLRSIK; this is encoded by the coding sequence ATGAAAAGCCGAAAAGAATTTTTGAAACAATCGCTGCTGCTAAGTGCCGCAGTGCCATTAGCTGCAAATGCCTTTAAAGAAAACCTATCAGTAAACTTCTCTGAAGAAAACGAAGCCACTTTTTGGCAGCAAATACGCAACCAGTTTACACTTTCTTCTGACATAATAAATTTAAACAACGGTGCCGTAAGTCCGCAACCAATAAGCGTACAAGATGCACACATAAAGAACTACCGATACAGCAACCTTGCACCATCGTATTTTATGTGGCAAAAATTAGATGAACAACGTGAACCGCTCAGAAAAAGAATAGCAGATTTTTGCGGTGTGCTTCCCGATGAAATTGCCTTTAACCGCAACACAACCGAAGGATTAAATACCATAATTTTCGGACTCGATTTAAAGGCTGGCGATGAAGTAGTGGTTTCAAGATTCGATTATCCGTTTATGTTAAATGCGTGGAAACAACGTGTTGTAAAAGACGGCATTAAACTCAACTGGGTAACACTCAATTTTCCTGAAGAAAATGAAAACGCCTTAGTAGAAAAATATGTTTCGCAAATAACGCCACGCACAAAAATTGTGCATCTCACGCATGTAATAAACTGGACCGGCCAAGTAATTCCTGTTGCTCGCATTGCAGCCATAGCTAAGCAAAAAGGCTGCGAGGTAATAGTAGATGGTGCGCATTCCTTTGCGCAATTAGATTTTAAAATTAGCGATTTAAACTGCGATTATTTTGCAGCATCCTTTCACAAATGGATGTGTGCTCCCTTTGGTACCGGCTTGTTATACATCAAGCAAGAAAAGATAAAAAATGTTTGGCCGTTGCTTTCTTCATACGATCCAAAAGGAGATAACATACGAAAGTTTGAAACCCTTGGCACACGTTCCTTTGCAGCAGAAATGGCTATTCTTGCCGCCTTAGATTTTCACCTTTCTATTGGCAGCACAAGAAAAGAAAACCGATTGCGCACACTAAAAAACTATTGGGCAGCGCAACTTCAAAACATACCTAACTTCAAGTTGCTTACTTCATTAAAAGAAGAATATAGTTGCGGCTTAGCCACATTTGAAGTGCTGCATAAAAAGGCAGAAGATATTGTGGCGCACTTATTGGAAAAGAGTAAAATTCACGCTTCGGCTGTGGTGCAAGAAGGCTTAAACGGAGTGCGCATTACACCACATATTTACACTTCATTCAGTGAGTTAGACTTACTGGTAGAAACGCTTCGCTCCATAAAATAA